The Silene latifolia isolate original U9 population chromosome 4, ASM4854445v1, whole genome shotgun sequence region TAACAAATGGTTAGACTCTGATAGACCTTATACTCCTCAGTCAGGTTATGATTGGTTGCGTACTAAACATCCACAAGCTAACTGGAGGTTCCTGTGCTGGAATTCAATGAATGTGCCTAAGACTGTTTTTATCTTCTGGGCTTTTATGCATAGGAGGCTCCTTACCAAGGACAGACTGACAAGAATGGGAATCCTTGCTGATTTGACCTGTGACATTTGTGCTAACTCTAATGAAGATCATGATCATCTGTTTTACTCTTGCCCTTACAGTGTTAGATGTTGCAGTTTGCTGCAACAGCAACTTcatatttcattcaatttctctGAACTGGTTCACTGGTTCTTTGCTGTAAGGCTCACTGGGTTACAACGCAGGTTTATTGGAGCCTGTCATGTGGCTATGATCTATTGGATTTGGATGGTAAGGAATGAGGCTAGGGTCCATATATACGTGAGAAGACCTGAGGATGTGGTGAATCAGATTATGCAAGACATTCACACGCGTTTTCTGAGATTGAATCTGAGTGTCCTTCACACCAAGGACCTTGCTTGGCTCCAAAGTTTACATTTGACATAGGCAGATTAGTCATTCTTTAATTTTGTATTGTGATAGTTTGGACGTATACTTTCACATGTACACAATTCTATTTGATTGATTCTAATATACTtaacctttcccaaaaaaaaaaaaacaaaacaaataaatatcataatttaatttaatttatttttttcttaAATACTAATTTATTTCAAGCATGTAGCTTGACAAAGCTACACCTGCTTATAAGCAGGGACATATTTCGATACTCCAATGATGAGCATACCGCTTGAATATTTAGAataattgcaagcaagtccctaaatgcAACCATTGGAGTTTCTTATATTCACCCACACCCTATCATTATATGCAAACAATCTAGCCGCTTTTCTAGGAGACTTTCATGATTACCCAACTTCAAGCCCACATTAATAGTAAAAACCAAACCACTAATATGGCAAATGGGATCAATTACTccccacaaaatctcattgaagacatgatatatccgtcacaagctaaagacggataccattttacctcacaaagtacccactttttctctctctgcaacactattcatgtggtcccttt contains the following coding sequences:
- the LOC141651551 gene encoding uncharacterized protein LOC141651551 — its product is MKGIEWSDYTAPSDSSWTWKKITHTMQAFKQAYVGNKWLDSDRPYTPQSGYDWLRTKHPQANWRFLCWNSMNVPKTVFIFWAFMHRRLLTKDRLTRMGILADLTCDICANSNEDHDHLFYSCPYSVRCCSLLQQQLHISFNFSELVHWFFAVRLTGLQRRFIGACHVAMIYWIWMVRNEARVHIYVRRPEDVVNQIMQDIHTRFLRLNLSVLHTKDLAWLQSLHLT